In the genome of Colwellia sp. PAMC 21821, the window GACGATGCTATTAAGCAATCAGAAATGCACGGCGGCCGACTGGTAGAAGATAAAATGTCACTGGGAGGCCACGGTTTTCGCGCTATAATTCATGACTCAGAAGGCAATAGAATTGCGCTACATAGCAATACGATTTAAGCTTCGCTTAACTATAAGATTTTACTGATAGCTGTAAGATTTTTCTAGCTATAAGATTTTACTGATAGCTATAAGCTGTCAGTTTTAAGCTATCAGTAAAAAGCAAACACAAGTGCCAATCTAAAAACTACCCATCAGTTACTGACAGCTGACAGCTCAAAACTTAAAGCTTTTTTTTAGCTGTAAGCTGTCAGTTTTAAGCTATCAGTAAAAAGCAAACACAAGTGCCAATCTAAAAACTAACCATCAGTTGCTGACAGCTGACAGCTCAAAACTTAAAGCTTTCTTTAGCTGTAAGCTGTCAGTTTTAAGCTATCAGTAAAAATCAAAACAACCACCAACATCAAAACTACCCATCAGTTACTGACAGCTAACAGCTAACAGCTCAAAACTTAAAGCTTTTTTTAGCTGTAAGCTGTCAGTTTTAAGCTATCAGTAAAAATCAAAACAACCACCAACATCAAAACTAACCATCAGTTACTGACAGCTGACAGCTCAAAACTTAAAGCTTTTTTTTAGCTGTAAGCTGTCAGTTTTAAGCTATCAGTAAAAAGCAAACACAAGTGCCAACCTAAAAACTAACCATTAGTTACTGACAGCTGACAGCTCAAAACTTAAAGCTTTCATTACTCTGAATAACCGGTTATTTTTTTAATACTTTGATAAATCGGTTTTAATTGTCGATACATTTTAAGATATACCTGCTGATATAATTTGTTATATAGCACCACATTCCATCGAGATGTTTTACTTGTTTAAACCTTACACATCAATATTAAAAGCCGCTATATTTAGCGGCTTTTTTATTTTATTTTATTTTTAAAGAGTGAAATAATTGACTCGATTTTGAACTTGCTGACTCGCTTCTTTCATTTCGATACTTCGCTCGTTTGATTGATTAACGAGTATCGAATTGTCTTCAACTAATGTCTGAATTTGTTGCATATTTTTACTTAAATCTAAAACTACAACACTTTGCTCTTCAGCAGCAGTGGCAATTTGATGCGATTGGTCGTTAACTAAATCTACTTTAGCTTGAATCTTTTCGACTAAATTATTACTCTCGTCCACTTTTTCTTGTAGCAGCTTAGCGGTGTCTGAACTTTCAACCATTTTCTTAACCGCCTCATCGCCCACTTGTGTTAAATTGCCGAGTAAACTTTCAATTTCATTCACTGAATCTTGAGAGCGTTGAGCTAGACCTCTAACTTCATCGGCTACAACGGCAAAACCTCGACCTTGTTCACCTGCTCGGGCAGCTTCGATAGCGGCATTTAACGCAAGTAAGTTGGTTTGATCAGAGATGCCTCGAATAACATCAAGAATTTGCTCAATGTTCTTTGTTTCAGATTTCAACTGGTGTACAACATCGGCTGAAATACTAATTGAATTAATCAACGAACTAATTTCTTTAACCGATTGATTTGACGATAATAAACCTTGCACGGTTAATGCTTGTATTTCTGTAGCGAAAGTTGCCGACTCTGTTGTACTTTTGGCGATGCTATCACTAGTTAATGACATTTCTTCAATCGCGGTCGCGACTAAATTAGTGTTATCTGTAATGGTAAAAGAACTCGCAAGCATAGCCTCATTTAATTGCAGTACATTACTACTATTTTTATCGACTAACTTTCCAGACTCACTAATAGCAATAATAGTTTCTTGTAAGCTAGCGATAGTATTATTTAACGCTTCCGCCAGTTCAAATACTTCATCTTTACTATCGACTATGGCTTTTTGTTGCAAAGATCCGCCAGCTAGTTTTTCTGCCGTATCGCGAACTGTTTTAATACCTGCGCTAATTCTATTAGCGATAAGAAAACTTAACAGTAATGAAACAAGTACCGCGATGATCAATCCTAAATAAAACACAGTACTGCTCATATTTATATTTTCTATAACCGAGCCTCTCGTTGCTTCGGCCGATAAATCTACTTGCTTTTTAAACTCAACAGAGAAAGCAATTAAATCATTATACGATCCGATAAACGCTTTAAACACAGGAAAAGGTGCTTTGTTTTCAGGAGAATTTATCATGGCAGATACAAAAGATGCTGCCTTATTTTGAAACTCTCCTGTAAAAGTTTTTAATTGTTCGAGTTCGCTTTGTTTACCGGAGAAATTTTCAGACATCTCATTAAGCAATTTAGGGGTTAGTGCTTCATTATTTTTAATAACCTTTAAATAACCATCGGTTTGATTATCCAACTTGAGCAAATAACTAATTTGTAAGCCGCGAATATTCAGCATAGTGTCAATTTGCAGTTCTTTTACTCGTTCAAATTGTGCTGATATTTTATAATTTTTTTGATAAAAGTTATAAAAATCATCTGCTATTGCATTACTATTTGAATGAATAGTTAAAATAACAATGGTAAACAAAGTAATAATGGCTACTGCCATAAGTTGTAACTTACGTAAAATATTAAATGACATATTGCCCGATTTCCCGAAATATTAAGTTAGTTAATATAGCGTAATGTTAGGTAAAAAAAAGCGTTTTGTGTATTGTAGTTACTGATACACGATTTTTTAGATGGTGTTCTCAGTATAAATATTAATAACACATGAAGTCGATAATTTAAGCCCTACAAACAGTTTAGCCATGTTTAACATGGTGACTTAAATTATCTTTCTATTATATTTTTTTGGCTAAATATCCAATAAAAGCGCTTCCAGTCGATAAAAACTATGACCTGTAATGTAAGATGGGCGGCGATTGAAGGATGAGTAACGTTTTCATATGCTATGAAATAGGATAACTGACGCTCGAAAAGAGTCAGTTATCTGCGCTTAGTATTAACCTAAAAGTTTACCTAAACCATCGCTTAATACTTGCTTTGCTTGTTGACCTTGCTCTGTGTCTAAGTAGCTTTGTGCCGTAGAAATAAAACTACTGATCATTTCAGGCTTTAATCCTAAAGCTTCAAATTGCTTTTTCACATCATTAATAGACTTTAATGAATCACTGTATTGTGATGCTTGTTCCAGTAAGCCACCCAAACCTTCGCTCGAGCCTGAGCTGAGTTGACTAATATCAGGCATTTGACTGACAAGTCCTTCAACACCTGGTACTGAATTAGCAAGCTGGCTAAATTGCTCAGTTGAAACATTGTCTTTTACATAATTAAAAATAGCGCCCATACCACCAGCGGCTTGATCAGCATTAACATCTAAAGAGCTCGTTAGCATGTCAACCAAACCATTAGTACTTTGAATGTCAGGTGTATTAGCTTCAACACTTTGCTCGGTTGTTTCACCCAAACCGACGAGGCTTTTCAAGCTTTCAAACCAGCTTGTTTCTTGTGCTATAGCCGAACTACTTAACGTGGAAATAGTTAAAAGTACGATCAGTTTTTTCATATCAGGGATCCGTTATTATCAAAAGTTATAAATGAGTTAAAACAAGTGTACAACATTTAGCTGAGGGGTATGTAATGCTTTATTTTCCTACGGTTAGCACTAGAAATAAAATCAACGCTTATAACCCAAGCATTTAGGTGTATAATATCAAGTAATGTCAGTCAAATTAAGTCAACCATGAGTCAAGAAAACGAACAATTACACAATCCTTTACATGGATTAAAATTAGACACGCTACTAAACGAATTAGTAACTCACTATGGCTTTGATATTTTGGCTGAGTATACGCGTATTAACTGCTTTAAGAGCAATCCAAGCATGGCTTCAAGCTTAAAGTTTCTGCGTAAAACTGAGTGGGCAAGAGAAAAACTTGAACGTTTTTATCTTTATGACTTTAAAAACCTACCAGAAGCCGGTGAAGATGAGTTTGAAATACCACCGCGCCAACGCGTGATTCCGTTAAATATAAAACCCAAAAAACCAAAAGTTTTAGTGCGTGGTGAAGCTATTATACCGTTAAGTAAAGATAGCTTTAAAGAAACTCATCGTTCTAAGCCTGAATATAAAAAAGAGCATAAAAAAGAGCATAAAAAAGAGTATAACAAAGCCTATAAGCCTGAGCATAAACGTGAAAACAGTCATGCTAAATCAAGCGACAAGCCTAGCTATGGCAATACAGAGCGAAGTTCAAATAATAGCTCAAAAAACAGTTCAAATGAGAATAAGCCATTTGACCCTTATGCTGACGCACCTAGATAGTTCACTTTTATAATTAATATAAAAAGCCCTAAATAACTTACGCTATTTAGGGCTTTTTTACCGTTATGCTAGCGACCAACTAATTTATAAACTTAAAACTTAAAATTTAAAGCTTAAAATTTAAAGCTTAAAATTTAAAGCTTAGAGCTTAGAGCTTAAAGCTTAAATCGTGCCACAGAATTAGTTAACGAGTTCGCTAATTCATTTACCTCATCACTGCGGTTAGACAAATCTTGTGATTCAGCTCCATTATATGTTGCCGCTTCGGCTGCTTCAGTCATGGTAAGTTCTATTTCTTGACTAAAACCTAGTTGCTCATTCGATGCAACGCTAATGCTTTTACTCATCTCATCAATGGTATGCAGTGCGGTTTCAATTTGTTTAATCGCATGACTTAATTCTTGGCTTTGAGACACACATTCTGCCGCCTGATTCTGCCCTTGAGAAATCGCAATTTCCGCCGTTTGCGTTTCTTTTTGCAGTGAATTGATCATCAGTTGAATTTCAGCAGTTGATGCCTGGGTGCGAGAGGCAAGCGATCTCACTTCATCAGCTACAACAGCAAAGCCTCGTCCATGTTCACCCGCCCGTGCTGCTTCAATTGCAGCATTTAATGCCAGTAAATTAGTTTGATCAGCAATGCTACCTATGGTGTCTAAAATACCACCAATACTGTCACTGTGCTTACTTAAACGAGTCATGACTTCAACAGAGTCACTTAAACTTGTCGACAAAGATTCAATACGACTACTGTTATCGTCGGCAATCGTTCGTATTTCAAAACTGTGTTTAGTCGCTTCTGACACGTTGTTAGCGGTCAAATTTGCTTCATCTGTGACACTTGATGAACTGAT includes:
- a CDS encoding VF530 family DNA-binding protein, encoding MSQENEQLHNPLHGLKLDTLLNELVTHYGFDILAEYTRINCFKSNPSMASSLKFLRKTEWAREKLERFYLYDFKNLPEAGEDEFEIPPRQRVIPLNIKPKKPKVLVRGEAIIPLSKDSFKETHRSKPEYKKEHKKEHKKEYNKAYKPEHKRENSHAKSSDKPSYGNTERSSNNSSKNSSNENKPFDPYADAPR
- a CDS encoding methyl-accepting chemotaxis protein — encoded protein: MSFNILRKLQLMAVAIITLFTIVILTIHSNSNAIADDFYNFYQKNYKISAQFERVKELQIDTMLNIRGLQISYLLKLDNQTDGYLKVIKNNEALTPKLLNEMSENFSGKQSELEQLKTFTGEFQNKAASFVSAMINSPENKAPFPVFKAFIGSYNDLIAFSVEFKKQVDLSAEATRGSVIENINMSSTVFYLGLIIAVLVSLLLSFLIANRISAGIKTVRDTAEKLAGGSLQQKAIVDSKDEVFELAEALNNTIASLQETIIAISESGKLVDKNSSNVLQLNEAMLASSFTITDNTNLVATAIEEMSLTSDSIAKSTTESATFATEIQALTVQGLLSSNQSVKEISSLINSISISADVVHQLKSETKNIEQILDVIRGISDQTNLLALNAAIEAARAGEQGRGFAVVADEVRGLAQRSQDSVNEIESLLGNLTQVGDEAVKKMVESSDTAKLLQEKVDESNNLVEKIQAKVDLVNDQSHQIATAAEEQSVVVLDLSKNMQQIQTLVEDNSILVNQSNERSIEMKEASQQVQNRVNYFTL
- a CDS encoding DUF2780 domain-containing protein, which encodes MKKLIVLLTISTLSSSAIAQETSWFESLKSLVGLGETTEQSVEANTPDIQSTNGLVDMLTSSLDVNADQAAGGMGAIFNYVKDNVSTEQFSQLANSVPGVEGLVSQMPDISQLSSGSSEGLGGLLEQASQYSDSLKSINDVKKQFEALGLKPEMISSFISTAQSYLDTEQGQQAKQVLSDGLGKLLG